From the genome of Pogoniulus pusillus isolate bPogPus1 chromosome 12, bPogPus1.pri, whole genome shotgun sequence, one region includes:
- the GET1 gene encoding guided entry of tail-anchored proteins factor 1 — protein sequence MAESGAWLLVLSSVFLCNALKILLPSCSSIISRLLQKDAEQESQMRAEIQSMKQELSTISMMDEFARYARLERKINKMTDKLKTHVKARTAQLAKIKWVINIVFYILQAALMISLIWKYYSEPVTVLPSKWLAPLERLVAFPTGVAGGVGITCWLVVCNKVVAIMLHPFS from the exons ATGGCGGAGAGCGGCGCCTGGCTGTTGGTGCTGAGCTCTGTCTTCCTCTGCAACGCTCTCAAGATCCTCTTGCCCTCCTGTTCCTCCATT ATATCCAGATTGTTACAAAAGGATGCAGAGCAGGAGTCCCAAATGAGAGCTGAAATTCAGAGCATGAAGCAAGAGCTATCAACCATTAGTATGATGGATGAGTTCGCTAGATATGCCCGCCTGGAAAGAAAGATTAACAAAATGACTGACAAGCTTAAAACTCACG tGAAAGCACGTACTGCCCAATTAGCCAAAATAAAGTGGGTTATAAATATTGTATTCTACATCTTACAA GCTGCTTTGATGATCTCTCTGATTTGGAAATACTATTCTGAGCCAGTTACAGTGCTTCCAAGCAAATGGCTTGCTCCACTGGAGCGCTTGGTAGCCTTTCCTACTGGGGTGGCAG GTGGTGTTGGCATTACATGTTGGCTTGTGGTTTGTAATAAAGTTGTAGCTATCATGCTACACCCTTTCAGCTGA